The genomic window AGTGCCGCCGCAAAAAGGGTGACCGCCGCAATCGGCGTAACATTCCATTGGGGCTGAAAAATGCGCCCTAACACGCCCAAGAGGGCCAGCGCCGCAAAAATCGACCATGTGGCGGGAATATTGGCGTTGAGGCGGGCAGGGGGCAGCATGCTGGACAACTCCCGGGAAGATGCAAATTAAGGAAAAGCCGTCGATTTGATCACGTTGTTCCCATTCTTACCGATAGCCCAGCAGCGAACAAGACCAAGCCTGGCAAAACAGGGAACACACATAGCCCGGCAAATTTAGGCAATTTGCGTGGCTGATTTATATGCCCAATGATTGCCGTGGACGCTTTTTCCGCGGCTGTTGCTGGGTCTGGGAATTTTCAGGGTTTAATTCATGGTTTGCCGGAACTTGGGCCATTGGCACACCGGCTGACTCATGAGCTACTTGTCGCGGGGGAGTTTCCTCGTCCACGACCAGATGAAGCTCTTCGTCGCTGACGATCCAGCCACGGCATTTTTCGGCTTGGCAACCGCAAGGAATGGCATGGTCCGCCGGCCAAGCATAATCAATTAACAATTCTCCCCCCGCCGGGATCGTGCGGGTCGCTTGGACAAACAGCTTATCCAGGCAATGCTCTTGGCCGGGCTGGATGGTAGCTGGATCGTAATAGATCAGTTCGCAGTTAGGGAGACAGCTATGGTTTAAAAAACGGAACGGCTCCCGCGGTTCCAGGGTCTGCCCATTCCCCAATTCCATGCAATACCTGGACGTATAGTCCGGGTCCAGGACGACTTGTCCGTGGACTTCGCCAATGACCTGTCCTTTGCGAATTTTTTTGGTGGCAAAGACTCCCTGGCCAAATTCTGCCGGACGGACCTGTACCGGCGGTTCCTTGCGCTTCATAAAATCCTGGCGACCGTGCGGTCGTTCCCATA from Pirellulales bacterium includes these protein-coding regions:
- a CDS encoding SET domain-containing protein, with protein sequence MKRKEPPVQVRPAEFGQGVFATKKIRKGQVIGEVHGQVVLDPDYTSRYCMELGNGQTLEPREPFRFLNHSCLPNCELIYYDPATIQPGQEHCLDKLFVQATRTIPAGGELLIDYAWPADHAIPCGCQAEKCRGWIVSDEELHLVVDEETPPRQVAHESAGVPMAQVPANHELNPENSQTQQQPRKKRPRQSLGI